The following is a genomic window from Nguyenibacter vanlangensis.
GACGGCGGTGCAGCGCCCCGCGATGAACTGGCGGTGTTCGCGCCGCTGCGGCGGCATCGGTCGCGGATACGCTGCGCCACCCTGCCTTGGTCGGCGCTGGAGACCGCGCTGGCGGATGGCCGGCAGCGCGCGACGGACGAATCAAAGGACGGATGAGACGGGAATGAACGTGCAATCCGAAAAGATCGAGACGGCGGAGACGACCGGGATCGGGCCTGCAGAGGCCGGGACTGCCGGGTTTTCGTTCGACGCGCCGGCTTCCGAGCCGGACGGGTCGGTCGAGAGCTGGACGCCGGACGAGATGCCTCCGGCCCGGGGAGCGGAGCCGGGAACGGAGCCGGGAACGAAGCCGACTGGGGACGGAACGCCCGACGAGGATGCGGTGATCGCGGCGATCGCCAGCGTCTATGACCCGGAGATTCCGGTGAATATTTACGAGCTTGGCCTGATCTATGCGATCGACCTGCATCGTGACGGCAAGGTGCGGATCGAGATGACGCTGACTGCGCCCAACTGTCCCAGCGCGCAGGAACTGCCCGCGCAGGTGCAGGAGGCGGTGCGTGCGGTGGCCGGCGTGACCGGCGCCGAGGTCGAGATCGTCTGGGACCCGCCGTGGGACATGTCGCGGATGAGCGACGATGCCCGCCTGGCCCTGAACATGTTCTGAACAGGTTTTGAATGCCGCTTTCGGGAGAATGCCCCCCCAATGACCCAACCAACGACCCAGCCGATGACCCAGCCAATCGGCGGAACGCCCGCCGCCGCCCGCCCGGCGCGCGCGCTGCCGCCGCTGATGTCGCTGTCCGACCGTGCCGCCGAGCGGCTGCGCGCCCTGTATGACACCGCCCATGCCGGCCAGTTGCTGCGCGTCGCGGTGTCGACCAAGGGCTGTTCGGGCCATGGCTACGACATGAGCTTCGTCGGGGCGCCCGGTCCGGGGGACGAAATCGTGACCGACAAGGGGGTGACCCTGCTGGTGGACCGCAAGGCGACCCTGTTCCTGATCGGCACGGTGATGGATTACGAGGTGAAGCAACTGGAAGCAGGCTTTACCTTCATCAATCCGAACGAGAAAGGCCGCTGCGGCTGCGGCGAGAGCTTCCACGTCTGATGCGGGCCAGGCGAGGGCGCTGCCCTCGACCCGCAAGGAGTCGCGGACCCCTTGACCCCAATCTGTTGACAAATAAATGGTTTCCAAAGGCGCCGCCTTTGGTGGGGTCCGGGGCGAAGCCCC
Proteins encoded in this region:
- a CDS encoding SUF system Fe-S cluster assembly protein gives rise to the protein MNVQSEKIETAETTGIGPAEAGTAGFSFDAPASEPDGSVESWTPDEMPPARGAEPGTEPGTKPTGDGTPDEDAVIAAIASVYDPEIPVNIYELGLIYAIDLHRDGKVRIEMTLTAPNCPSAQELPAQVQEAVRAVAGVTGAEVEIVWDPPWDMSRMSDDARLALNMF
- a CDS encoding HesB/IscA family protein; translation: MTQPIGGTPAAARPARALPPLMSLSDRAAERLRALYDTAHAGQLLRVAVSTKGCSGHGYDMSFVGAPGPGDEIVTDKGVTLLVDRKATLFLIGTVMDYEVKQLEAGFTFINPNEKGRCGCGESFHV